The Epinephelus moara isolate mb chromosome 21, YSFRI_EMoa_1.0, whole genome shotgun sequence DNA window CATTTGGactttattgtctcatttgaggatattgtgactttattattgttgacagTGATTAGTTTGTTTACACATAtggggtcctactgatcccaaatagctatgacaaaataaaaattttaatgttttttttaatttattgtcttttgcAGGAGTCCAGCTGATCCAGCAATCTGCCACTTATGGGCGGAAAGACAGTCCAGCTCCTGTGTTCCTCAGGGCTACGAGAGCCACAGCTTCCTCAACCAGCATGGGCAGATACGCACCGTCCTCTCCATCACTTCCTGCCTTTGCCAAAACTGAACACTGCGCCCCCTACAGGAAAACAACCGCCAATCTCTTCTCAGGAGTTGAAGTGTTTTTATTCACAGTCCAATGATGACCCCATCAGATACTATAACATTTGTTTAAGACCTTGCTGCCCCAAAgatttattgtattatatgtaatatatgtaaaaatgataattttgtaaataaatttaataCGAAAACCTGTAAGGATTTGTCCTTGGACCACTGTACAACACTcatcctttttctttctcttatgTGGGGCCAGGTTGCAGGGGCAGAAGGCTTTACAACAAAATTTTTACCAAACTGCTACTAAAACATAACACATCTTGGAAAGGTACATTACCAAGAAAATACACCTTAAATGGTGTATAAGATATTCTACCAAAAAGCAGATACAGTGTGTAATCCTATTTTAAATCCTTATATAAATTGTAATTAGCATAACAAGTACATAAACCTAACTTTTGAGTGAATAAATCAAGTTTTGTAGCAGAAACAGGAGTAAGTATTGTTAGGCCTCACAGATTGTCTTTCTATGAGTCGATAAAGTATAAATCAGTATCAAGGTCTAAAGTTTCAAAGAGCTAAAACGAGGCTTTGAAGAAGCACTAGAAAGGAGCACATGAAAAGCCAACCATTGTTGTAAATGtcccttaaaaaaacacacGTGCAGGTCGGTAATAGCTCCTTATTTTGATATGAACGTGTGAAACAActcttctgttgttgtttttctctcatccTAAGAGAAGGGGTTTTATGACTTGCCTACAAGGTGTCATGTAGAAAAAAACTTTGATGTCCTAAATGTCTATTACAGTGGGGGAAACAAACTTTTTTCAGTGTCAGTCTGTTTTTTGCCCGTGCGTAATCGTGCGTAAAGATCAAAGTGACCAAATGGCACAGTGAGCCATTTGTAAGGGAAAGGGTTGAGCTGGCTTTGGGGAAAAATTAAGTCTAAAGAAGAGAATGTTTATGAGTCCAGGGTTAACAATAATTAtctaatttatatatatttttgtatctgTGGTGGCCTGTAGCGAAACTCAAAATTCCCAGTGCACATGCCAGTATCAGTATACTGTGCTGTACCCAAATCTCCAGGAAATTCACACTGAAAGCAATGTTCAGATAGACTTATATTGAACTGCTGTAtattttatagaaaaaaaaactctttatgAGGAAGAATTAAGGAACTGGCTGGAAGTCACAGTATTCTTTTTAGCACCAGATCAGCTTGAACCATCGCAGGAGGTCAGTCCAGTTGGAGCTCTGTTGCAAGATCAAACTGCAAATTTGCTGATTATCCAGCTGTAACTGGATAAGCGGTTATGTAAATCTCGCGACGTGTAGCCAGCGACACCCGTCTCTTTATCGTAGTAATTGGTTTCCACCTAAGACACTGTGCCCATTATTCTAAAGTAATGGATTCATTTAAGCGCAGTTTACCTCCCATGGTGAGTGCACTTCCTCAAGAGATCAGCTCCAAGTATATCCTGTTCATATTCTTTACACCCATCCACTATAACATGATACATCAGAGAAAATATATCCTAGAACAGCAAAGTCACTGGTCAGTAAGCACCAAGTTTTTTCAAAGGCTGAAATTAGTTTATTTGAGCCTTTATTGCCAGACGTTGGGACAATGGGCTTGACTAAAATCTACAGTCGGGTTCACACCTTGTTAACGCCGCCATTAGTCTCCCTTTATATTCGCTGATTGGTGATTTACATTTGCGACCAAATAGCATCTTTACTGCTGTTTACCAAGGCTTTGGGGGCACTAAAGAGTGAAGGGCCGCATTTGATATAAAAAGTCGAGCTTCCAGGACCCTGCAGTCACTCCAGCTCCAAGCTGCTGGCAGGTTGTATGGTTCGAGGACAAGGACGCACAAGGAATCAACTCAAGCTTCAGAGATGCTGCTGTTTGTGATCAGCTTCACCGCTTTGGTGTGCACCGCCGCTGCACGGCCTTCACTCAGCTACCTGGAGAATCATTTCATGGCTGAGAATGAGTCAGAGGAAGTACGCTCAGCTGCTATCAAGAGACTTTTGGAAGTTTTTGGGATGGAGGACCCCCCTGCTATCCATGGACGCAAGCAGCCACCTCAGTACATGCTCGATCTGTACAACACGGTTGCTGATGTGGACGGTGTGACTAAAGACCCGTATCTTCTGGAGGGGAATACTGTGCGCAGCTTCTTTGACAAATGTAAGATTTGATTTGTGCACGCATTCATTTGCTGCTGACTATTGTAGTCAATGAAGTGTGGTCCCGTTTGTTCTGGTTTCTGATGATGTACTTTTCCATTGCAGTGCGCAGTGAGCAGGTGGAGTTCAGGTTCAATCTGTCCACAGTTGCCAGAACTGAGAAGATTCTTACTGCAGAGCTCCATCTTTTCAAGCTGCGACCTCAGGCAACACTGACATTCAACAGACACCATTTCTGCCAGGTATGTACCACCAGATAAAACTATAGTAACAGAACAGTTGAATGAAATACAGTGAATCCACCCAAATGCATCTCTCCACTGGGCATAACCACAACCCCACATCTCTTCTGTTTGATTCAGGTTAGTGTCTACCAGCTGCTCCACACcagcaaaaacaacacacagggGAAGAAGCTGCTGTCTTCTCGACTCATCCCAGTCCACTCTACTGGTTGGGAAGTGTTCACCATTACACAAGCAGTAAGTACCCACTTCTCTGTGAGGCCTGCATTAACTTCTGTGGGTGTATTCTTGAGCATTACTGCTTGAACTCTGTGTTCTAATTGAACAATGTGAACTTCCTCATGAAGGTCCGCTCCTGGATGATAGATGAAGGCAGTAACCTCGGGCTCCATGTTGTGGTTCGGACCCTGGGAGGAAGCCAGATGGATCTGAAGCTGATCCGCTTTGCTTCAGGACGCAACCACCACCAGAGCAAACAGCCCATGCTGGTCCTGTTTACTGACGATGGCCGCCGCTCTACTACTCTTGAAAGCACAGGTGAGATTTAGAGTAATGTCATTTGATTGATTAAGTTATGTCCAGTGATAGTAAAACATACAGAGGTCAGGTATTTATTTGGTCTAACTCCACATGAGCAGGGGTGTAGGTACAATTTATGGGGCCTTGGGGAGGCTGTGGACCCCCCATTCTCATCCTATGACTTGAATTTCTGTGACAAATCTCTGTCCATTTTATACTCTACAAACACATTATTGTACCATCAGTTATTAGACACATTCTAAAGGAAAGTCTGATGTTCAATGCTAGTTGGCTACTAAAAACCATACCTTCATCAACTGGAcaatcacacatttttttagAGTGAGTGTAATGTGGAAAGAAATAAGataaaaagttttgaaaaatcaACTTCAGAGGACCTGCTGGACCCCAAGTCAGAAAAAGATACTGtataaaatgttgtattttcttACAAAATATTCTCCTTCCCTTCACCAGACCCAAATGATTCCACAGCCTCTTCCAGCCTGCCCCTGGCCCCCATGTCAGGTCCATCCTCCCGCAGCGCCCGCTCCGTGGACTACAGTGAGGAGGAAGGTGCGTCTTCGCCCTGCCAGCGCTTGCCCCTCTACGTCGACTTCGAGGAGATCGGCTGGTCGGGCTGGATTGTGTCTCCCCGAGGCTACAACGCTTACCACTGCAAAGGCTCCTGCCCCTTCCCTCTGGGTCAGAACATGAAGCCGACCAACCACGCCACCGTTCAGTCCATCATCAACGCCCTGAAGCTGATCAAAGGCATTGAGACGCCGTGCTGCGTGCCAGACAAGCTCTTCTCCATCAATTTGCTCTactttgatgatgatgagaatGTGGTGCTGAAACAGTATAATGACATGGTGGCTGGAAGCTGCGGCTGCCACTGACATCAGCTAGTCACTGGTGTCGGGATACATAGACATACTTACTTTATGCTTAGACATACTTAAAAAATACAATGTAAATAGTTTTGTTACATAGATAGCCAGCTGCCCTTTAAAACTCAAATGTAAGTAATGATAAATGTGCAGTGTGTCACATACAGTAGGTGGCATTGTAATATATGTAAATATCCATAAATTATAATATATGGAAGTGATATCGTGTGAAAGATGTGAATGTGTAAATTTTCTGTTGTGAATTGTTACAGTCAGAATAAATGCTGTAAACAAAAGACTGTAGAATGGAGTTATTGGCATACACTCAAAAATTTGACATTATTTTAAGGTCTAAACTAAAGTGTTACTGACTGACATGACAGAAAAGCAAATTCTTTAGCTTTCACAGTGGTCAACATTTGGTCAAAGTAAAGGACACCTTCACAATTCTTGCTACAACAATCTTCCCAATCCTTGCTGTATTTACACAAGAATGTTTGCAGTCTCCTTCAGTGATTAGTTTTCTACTTAACAAAATTTGAACCACAAGAATTGTCACCAGATGATTTCAAAGTAAATTAATCCTCAGTCACAGCATGGATCCATCTTCCTTGCATTTATGTTATCACCAGGCTTGGTATTTCAGGAGGAAAGATAATATCATAGTGGCATGGGGATACACAGGGTGTGTATTTTCCTTCAAAGGCTCCACTAAACAGCTAGGTTTAACCGAAAAGGtcttgctatttttaaatatgtcaGTTTCTCACAACATGGTGCAGATTTTAAAGGGTTTTCAGTCGTTTTTGATTAAAGCCATTGTGAAAAAAGCCTGAGATTCTGGATAAAATTTACAGGTAAAAGACGATGATTAAGAAGAGGAAGACAGCTGttaggctagtctccagggagggtgggtgacggtcacaaccacgcattatgggtataaaatacttgactgcaagattaacagtgcatcaatcttcacaagaagcttacacccttttgtggcgctaagctatgaagaccaatgcagacaagtaaaaaaaaaaaaaaaaaaaaaaaagaagaggaagacatTATCATAACAATTCCTTTACATTGGGTCAGATCATACTGAGTTTTCAGGATTATTGTTAATTCTaacattgcttttattttgttaaaaacaGCTGTAAAGCTTAAAATATTGCTGAAATTAATGTCTTCTAACTCTGATGACGAAGGCAGCAAAATCATTTACAGTAGGCTACAGTAACTATTgtatttcaaagctttataaagtTTTCATGCAATCAAATCGTCTGGTTGCAATAATCTGGttgctctgtgctggaaattcactgcacttcaaaataaagtgtgttttttacaaatttgacacattcatgagtcacttgcagtccatacAGAgtggacccgcgacccacttttggtccatgacccaccagttgggaaccagtgatCTATAATCTACCTATTCCAATGTGGGAATTAAGTATCTTCAGACAGTTATTTGTCCTTGTATACTAAGAGAAATATATGATATGTTTGCTTTGGTGCcataatgtgtttta harbors:
- the admp gene encoding anti-dorsalizing morphogenic protein; this translates as MLLFVISFTALVCTAAARPSLSYLENHFMAENESEEVRSAAIKRLLEVFGMEDPPAIHGRKQPPQYMLDLYNTVADVDGVTKDPYLLEGNTVRSFFDKLRSEQVEFRFNLSTVARTEKILTAELHLFKLRPQATLTFNRHHFCQVSVYQLLHTSKNNTQGKKLLSSRLIPVHSTGWEVFTITQAVRSWMIDEGSNLGLHVVVRTLGGSQMDLKLIRFASGRNHHQSKQPMLVLFTDDGRRSTTLESTDPNDSTASSSLPLAPMSGPSSRSARSVDYSEEEGASSPCQRLPLYVDFEEIGWSGWIVSPRGYNAYHCKGSCPFPLGQNMKPTNHATVQSIINALKLIKGIETPCCVPDKLFSINLLYFDDDENVVLKQYNDMVAGSCGCH